TTGAGCATAAGCGGTTGGTTCGTCGCCGCCGTCGGGAAATCGACAATCGTGTCGTGACCGTGCATCTGACCTCACTTGGAGCCAAGGCAGGTCACGTGGAAAACCGGTGGCCTGAGATTCTCGCGTCTGCGACCGAAAACTTGTCGGTACAAGAACAAGTCGCCCTGCTCACTGCCCTCGTGAAACTGATCCGTGCGCTTCAATTGCAAGGGGAAATCCCTGTCGCACGCATGTGCGTCTCCTGCGAACATTTCCGTCCCCATGCCTATCCCGAATCAGACCAACCGCATCACTGTGGATTCTACAATGTTGCTTTTGGAGATCAGGCATTCCGTCTCGATTGCCCGGAGTATGTAGAGGTTTCCACGGGAGAGCCGCACAATAATGTCGATATCGACATTTACAAAGCTGTGAGTGTAACTCAATCCGCCTAGGGATGATCGCTGGCGACCGGCGAACCACAGGGCGCCTACCCTGCCGGCTGTTCAGTTTAGTTGAGGTAGAGTGGTCGATCCGTCTCGACCTGCCCCATCAAGTCTTCCAATGCAGCCTGTAACGCAGTTTCGATGGGAACGCGGTCGGAATCAGTGACCCAGCGTACCGATGATCCCACTGCGGTCTGTTCGGCCCGATACGATTTGATAAGCCGGACGCCTTCGCTCATCTCTGCGTGCAACCCGATTCGATAATGGTAGAGGCCGCTGTGAGAGGTGAGCGTCAGTTTCGTTGCCACACGAAAGGTCAGGTCGGCTGGGTCAGACGAGACCGAAGCGAAGGCGCCTCGTTGTTGCAGGTACCGCAAGATTGCCTGTTTCAAGTCGAGATGCGACCATTCCAGCAAGACAATGCCTGGCCGATGGTCCGGCCCTTCCATTGAAATCGGGCTGACAACGGCCTGAAGCGTTCGAGGGATAGTGACGGTCGACGCCCTCGTGGGGAGAGGCGTCACCTGAATTCGATGGACACATCCCGTCCATGTCACACAGAGGCCCAGCAGCATTCTAAATGCAATCGAGTGGATCATGGGCAATCACAGGGCGAGCGGCTCGAACCCTCCTCAGAATGGTTTCGACTCTGCGCGATTAGCGTGTCGAGCCGGGAGAGGGATCCGACACGATCTCCAAGTCTCTCAACGCTCGAGCGGCTTGTTCTCGGTAGGCGCGTTCCGTCGGCTCTGTGTAGGTATCGATCACGCGTTGGTAGGATGCACGGGCCCTCTCCGGCTGCTGCTTGATCGCAAGATATTGTCCCAGCGCAATCCAATTCTGAGCTGCTGTGCCTCGAGCAGTTTGCATCAGGGCGAATTCGCGTCCGACCTGCGACGTCCCCTGTGACTGACCCTGCTTCCTGACGGTGTCCGCCATCTGGTCGGCCATGGCTTCGATCTGTTCGTTTTCGTGGACTGCGGCTCCCACTCTATTGGCCTTGAGGTGCGTATAAAAGTTCTCCACATGGTCTTTCATGATATCCGCTCGCCGCTGATACGGGTCTTGTGCACAACCAGACAGAAGCAGGACGCATAACGAGATAATACTTACTGTTCGGTAGAAAAAGTGGCCAATGGAAACCTTCACATGGAGCCTCCTGGATAAGAGTCCTCATACGTCCATGCAGTGGGAGTCTAACATACAGCCAGCCGTGCCAACACTAGTTCGATCGGCGGGCATCCTCGATGACTCTCTCTCGAAAAGCGCCGACCTGAGGTCACGAAGCCCCTTGAACCTCTGACGACGGCTGAGCTATCTTAAGTGGCGCTTTTTATGGGTGAAGCCCTACGCAAGGTGGGTAGGCGAATAAGGAGGAGGTTGACATGGGAAAGAGCCTAAAAGGAACCAAAAGTCACGACAATCTGAAACATGCGTTTGCAGGCGAATCGCAGGCCAATCGTCGGTATCTGTATTTCGCTCGGCGGGCAGATATTGAAGGCTATCCGGACGTCGGCGGGCTTTTCCGGGACACTTCGGAAGCCGAAACGGGCCACGCTTTCGGCCACCTGGATTTTTTGAAAGAGGTGGGAGATCCGGCAACCGGTGTGCCTATGGGGAACACCGACACCAACCTTAAATCCGCCATTGAGGGTGAAACCTACGAATATACTCAAATGTATCCCGGGATGGCGAAGACCGCCCGAGACGAAGGATTTCCTGAGTTGGCAGAATGGTTTGAAACGTTGGCGAAAGCCGAGCGGTCCCATGCCAATCGGTTTCAGAAGGGATTGGATAGTCTCAAGGGCTAACAGCCTGCTATCAGCTCACGCGCAGCGGTCAGTTTTCGACGTGGCGGGAATCCGTCGACGAAGGCTGGCCGCTGGTCGTTTTCGGAGAGGCGAATGAAGGGTCTCAGCCTTATCGTACCGATCGATTCCAAGCAGTTGGAGAAGGAAACACTCCGGATCTTCGAAGTCTGTGACGGCTGCCGGCGCTGTTTCAATCTCTGTCCGTCGTTCAACACGTTGCTGGGCCGGATCGATGCGTACGAGGGTGATCTGGCCGGACTGACTCCGACCGATCATCATCAAATCGTCGATGAATGCTACTATTGTAAGCTCTGTTTCAACCATTGTCCCTATACTCCGCCCCATCACTACGAAATCGACTTCCCGCATTTGATGGTCGCCTGGAAGAAGCATCTTGCAACGGAGCGCGGTGTTCGATCGCGGGATCGCCTACTGATCATGACCGATATGATCGGAAGACTCGGCAGTGCAACCGCCTCCGTCACCAACAGGCTGTTGGAGAGCCGACTTGTGCGTAGCCTTCTGGAACGAGTCATGGGGCTTCACCGGGACCGCCGGCTCCTGCATTTTTCCGGAGAGACGTTTCCCCGCTGGTTCGGTCGTCGAACCAAAACGTTAACAACCGATCCACCCGTCCGCAAGGTCGCGCTGTTTGCCAGTTGCCTCGTGAATTTTCAAGCGACCGACGTCGGCAAGGCGACGGTGCAGGTCCTGGAGAAGAACGGGGTCCAGGTGGTGGTGCCGGAACAGCGCTGTTGCGGCATGCCGAGTTTCGATATTGGGGATACCCAGGCCATTCAGCAAGCTGTTCGAAGCAACGTCGCGTCATTGTACCCCTGGGTCATCAAGGGGTACGATGTTGTCGTCCCGACCGCGAGCTGCAGCTTGATGCTAAAGCGCGAATATCCAGAGCTTGATCGCGGTGAGCAAACCAGACAGGTGGCCGAGCGGACCTTCGATGTCTGCGAATATCTGATGGCGATGAAAAAGGCCGGCCAGTTAACGAGCGACTTCACCAAGAAGCCGGGGCGCGTCGCCTACCAGATCCCTTGTCATCTCAGGGACCAGAATATCGGGTTTAAATCAAAGGAACTCATGGAATGCGCCGGGGCGCAGGTTGAGGTGATCGAACAATGTTCGGGACATGACGGCGCCTGGTCCGCCAAAACGGAGTTCTTTTCTTTGTCGATGAAAATCGCCGGCAAGGCCGTGCGGGCGATAGAGCAAACGCCGGCTGACCTCGTCGCTTCGGACTGCCCGTTGGCCGGCTTACAGTTGGAACAAGCCGGCGCGACGGCCCATGCAGGAGGAAAAGCCGTCCTGCATCCGATTCAGATCGTCCGTGATGCGTATGGGCTGTCGTCACAAGAGTGATGGACAGGGCAAAAGGGAGCAATCGGTGAAGGCGATCACTTCCGACGATATCATCCCGTACGAAGAGTATGAACGACAGCGAGATGCCTTTCGCGCAAAGATCATCGCACTGAAGCAACGGCGACGGATTTCTCTTGGCCCCTTGATCACCGTCGTGTTCGAAAATCGGGACACCCTCCGGTTTCAAATTCAGGAAATGATCAGAGCCGAGCGGATCATCGATCCTGCCAAGGTTCAGGATGAGCTGGATGTATACAACGCGCTCTTGCCGGAGGAGCACGAGCTGAGCGCAACCCTGTTGATTGAAATCACCGATGAGGCGAAGATAAAAGAAAGGCTCGATCACTTCATGGGGCTGGATCACGGAAAGAAGATAGCGATCGTCGCCGGCGGCGAAGAAGCCTTCGGCGAGTTCGAAGGTGGCCGCAGCCACGAGACGAAAATCAGCGCGGTCCATTTCGTCAGATTTCGACCGAGCGCCAAGATGAAAGCCGCCTTTGCGGATCTCACCCGACCCGTTTCAATTCGAGTGAATCATGGTGAGTACCACGAGGAGGTCCCTGTTCCAGGCAACATGAGGGAAGAATGGGTCGCTGATCTAAGCGTTTAACTCAGCACTCAGGACTCAGCCCCGGAGAACTATGCCCACTGTTCTGTTGACCAAACGCATCGAATTCGCCGCAGCGCATCGTTATGTCAGGACCGAATGGGATGAGGCGAAGAATCGAGCGGCGTTCGGGCGCTGCTATAATCCTCCCGCTCACGGACACAACTATTTGCTGGAGGTGACGGTCTCCGGCGAGATTGATCCAAGGACCGGCATGGTCGTCAACCTGTTCGACCTCAAACGTGTTCTCCTGGCGGTGATCGAAGAATTTGATCACAAGAACCTGAATCTCGACATGCCCTACTTCAAAGAGCGAATTCCTACTTCCGAAAATTTCGCACACGTGCTGTGGACGAAGCTGGTTGCCCAACGGGATATCGGTACACTCCACACCCTTCGGCTCTGTGAGGACGAAGATCTCTATGCCGAGGCGACTGCAGCCGACGGTCCGGATGTCGCCGCCGTTACCAGGCGGTATACCTTTAACGCAGCCCAAGAAGCCCATCAGGGGCGAGACTGGGACTGCTACGTGACGGTTTACGGGACAATCGATCCCGCGACGGGCATGGTGACGGACATTGGAGCGCTGGATCGACTGGTGCAGGACCGCGTCATCAAGACTTTTGATCGACAGGACCTCTGCCAGGCGCTTGGATCCGAAACGGTGAGGGGCGAAGCGCTAGTCAAGGCGATCTGGGACCGTATTGCCGGTCGCCTCTCCAGAGGAACCCTTCACAACATCCGCCTCGTCCAAACCCGCGACCTCTCGTTCGACTACGCCGGTTGAACGGATCCTTTACCCTTTCGAAAGGCGGGCCACCCTATATCACCGGATCTGCAGCCTTTGGAGACAACGGGTTGGTGATTACACGCTACGCGATTGTGCGGAAGGCAGTCGCAAAGAAAGGACACATACTGCTGACCGTTAAAGGGGCAGGCGTCGGCAAAACCGCAATTTGTGATTTGACAGAAGTCGCGATCAGTCGGCAGTTTCTGCTCTTAGCAACATACCGGCTTGCAGAGACGTTGAAGGAAAGCGCACGCAGTTTGAGACCGGGAATTTCCCGAGAAGATGTTGACCAGTTTGTTCTCACTCTCCCACCCCTCGCCGAGCAACAGCGCATCGTCGCCAAGGTCGATGAACTGATGACCCTCTGCGATCAGCTCGACGCGCAGCTCGCCACCACCCAGACCGACAGCCGCCGCCGCCTCGAAGCCGTGCTGCATGAGGCGCTGGCCCCGGCGGTCTGATTCAGGAAATTCAGGTAGTCTAAACCACATCTCTGGTTACTCGTGCGTAAGGCGTTGCAGGCTGGACATTAGGTGGGTGCGGGACTACCATGTGCCAAACACACCCTTGATGCGGGATCGCCATGAATGAGTTGATCTTTGTCGTCGAAGAAGCTCCGGAGGGCGGGTATATTGCGCGCGCGCTCGGGCAGTCGATCTTCACAGAAGCGGACACGCCGGCTGAATTGCCGGGGAAAGTCCGTGAAGCCGTTCGTTGTCACTTTGAAGAAGGCATGGCCCCAAAGATCGTCCGCCTTCACTATGTCCGCGAGGAAATTATCGCCGTATGAGGCTTCCCCGCGATCTGTCCGGGAGCGATCTCGCTCAGGCCCTTCGCAAACTCGGCTACTTGATTACCCGCCAAACAGGCAGTCACCTTCGACTCACCACTTACGAGCATGGCGAGCATCATCTCACGATCCCCCAGCATACCCCGCTTCGCATCGGCACCCTCTCGGCCATTCTCGCCGATGTGGCCGCGCATTTTGAGATAAACCGCGAGGTGCTTCTTGAACGGCTGTTTGGATAACAGTAGAGCCTTGCGCTTGCTGGTCGAAGGCAAAGAGCCCGAACAGCGCTGAGCAGAAGTTAGGCAGCAGATTGCGCGGTCACATCCATGACTACCACCGGAACGCGCTGGTCCTCAACCTTGTAAATCACGCGCAAGCCCTGGAGTTCGTTCCTCTCGACATGCTATAGCTAAGCCCATAGTTATGAATAGGCCTTCACGATCTGATCGAGGGTAGCGGTTTCATGGTATTCCCTGCGTTTCTTGAGGGCAGCGAAGTCCTGTTCGATCGGGTTAAAGTCGGGAGAGTACGGCGGCAGGAACAGCAGCGTGGCGCCGGTGGCCTCGATGAGCGCCGCCGTCTCCGACGATGTGTGAAAGGCCGCGTTGTCCATGATCACGAGGTGCTGGGCATTGAGACGCGGGCACAGCCTCGTCTTGAGCCAGGTGTTGAAGACCACCGTATCGCACGTCCCCTCAAACAGCAGTGGTTCTTCGAATCGCCCATCCATACGGGCCGCAATCAGCGAGGTCCGTGGCCGGCGCTGCCCGGAGACCAGGCCGTCCACGCGGTGACCCTTCGGTGCGTACCCATACCGCCGCGCCGTCGACGACGCAAACCCGCATTCATCGATATGGACGGGTCGTTTGCCACGGCGAAAGAACCGCTCGCGCAGGCGCAGGAATTGTTTCCGTTGCTGCGGATCGCGCTCCTGGTACCCGATCCTTTTTTTTATGGGTCAACGCCAGTTTGTGGAGTGCGTTCCAGATGCAATGCCGGGACACCTGGAAATGCCGTGCTCGCTCCGCTTGTGTCCGATCGGGATGGACTTCCACATGACGACGCAAGGCGTCCCAATCCAGTTTGTGGGGTCGTTGTGGGCCGGGACGCTTGTATGCTAGGCCGCCGGGCTTGAGCCAGCGGTAGACGCTGGCCTCGCCCACCTTGAATCGCCGAGCCGCCTCGGCCTTGCTGCCACCACTCCGGACAAAATCCACGACCCGTTGGCGCAAATCTGATGAGCATCTCATGCCCCATGATCGCAAAGTCCACCGTCAATGTCCATCAGTAATTGAGGGCTTGGCTATAAACAGGAATCTCTTCTACGGAGGGGCTGATGAGTGCGGCGGGGTCGATGCTAATCGGCATTGTGGGAGCGCTCTTGTTCCTGATCAGCGTGTTCGCGTTCAGCCAACGAAATTGGAAAGGCGGTTTCTTGTGGCTGTTGATCGGCGCGGGATTGATCGCGCTGTTGACCTACATGGACAAGCCATCGGCGAATCTATTGCGGTGATCGGATCAAACGGTCATCTGTCTTGATCCTAAACACGGCTCTCGAAATCCGGCGGAATGCTTTACCACGGAATCGGTTTACGATCTCGAAGAAACTGGCCGGTCATCGACTGAGGAGCCTGGGTAGCCAGCCAGACGATCGTATCCGCCCCCTGTTCTACTGAACGGGGCGCTTTGTTCCCGCCCATCTCAGTCCGTACCCACCCTGGATCGACGGAATTTACTGCTATGCCGGCGTTCTTGAGCGCCGCCGCGAATTTGCCGGTCACGCCATTGAGCGCCGTTTTGGAAATGCCATAGGCTGGAACCGCTGAACCCATGTCGCTCAACCGCCCGACTCCACTCGAGACGTTGATGATTCGAGCGGCAGCACTCTTGTGGAGCAGAGGGACGAACGCCTGGGTGACGAGCAAGGGGCCGATGGTGTTGGTCTCAAACATTCGCCGGAGTTGATCGGCAGGGAGATTGAGGGCCGAATCATCATGATCGTCCAAGATCCCGGCATTGTTTACGAGGACGTCAAGATGATCGACGGTCTCGGAGACGATCTTCGTAGCCATGTCGATACTCGCTTGATCAGTGACATCGAGGACGACGGGGGTGACCGATGGGGTGGAAAGGGAGACAGCAGCTCGTTCGATGGAATCGAGGGATCGTCCGCTGAGGAACACCCGCCACTGTTTCGCCGCCAATTGCCGGACTACCTCAAGGCCGATACCCTTGTTAGCGCCGGTTACCAAGGCAATACCAGACCTCCGGCTCCTCCACTTATCCAATAATCCTGTCATACCCTGGTTGCCGGCACGTTAGGCGACCGCGACGGAACCTTCAAGAGTTATTGTGAATGCTGAGGAAGCTGAGACGATCAATGTTTCGGCTTGTGGTGGTGCTCGCCTGTTTGTGCGGTCCCGCCCTTGCTGTTGAGCGGAGTGAAGCGGGCTGCGTAAGCTTCCTGTTCCGGTAACCTGAGGAAGACAATGATCCCGGTATCCGGATTAATCGTAAATTCCCCGGTACCCTTGAGGGTGTTTTCGCCGGATGGCTCCAATTCCACCTGGATGTTGGCCTTCTCATACCCCTGCTGGATAGTGGCTTTGGCTTTCGCCCCATCAGTGGGGATGGCCTTGTCTGAATGATCCGTTACATACAGGATCAGTTCTCTGTCCTTGGCGACCAGCTCTAGATGATAGGGCCCTGCAGTAAGGGCCTGCCCGGCGTGGAGGGCCTTCACTGGGTCGGATGGTTTCGCCGAGTGGGCTCCAACCGGCACCGTACCGAACAGCGTTGCGCACAGAGCTAAGTTCCCCAGCAAATATTTCATGATCGGTTCTCCCAATCAATACTTCGGTGGGTGGTGATGGTGGTGGTGAGGACCGGCATCATCCGCGTGGGGTGGGGCTTTTTCTCCCTGTTCACCCTTCGGTTTCAACGGCATGAAGCGGGCGGCATAGCCGTCTTGCTTCGGTAGCTTCAAGAAAACGACGACCACCGTACTCGGGGTCAGCGAAAAAGTGCCGGAGCCCCTGAGGATATTGCTCCCTACCGGAAACAAGTTCACCTGCGTCCTTGTTGCCCCATTCTCGATATTTGCCTTGGCTAATCCACCGTCCACGCTGATGGCATTGTCCGCGTGATCGGTGACGTATACGATCAAGTCTCCAGCCTTGGCGACGAGTTCTATATGAAACGGGCCGGTCATGCGCAGTTGCCCGCCGTGCGGAGCTTCAACGGCATCGAAAAATTCGTCGGTGTGGGCCTGAGCCGTGAATGAAAAGGCCAGGGTCATACCGAATACGAGGGCTACGATCGTGTTGTTCATCCTCAGGTTGCCTCCTACACTCGCCGACCATGTACCGCTTCCGGTGATCCGGGCGCGGCAGATAGGTATCTTTCAATTCAACTACTCACGGTGCATGGACGTTACGTGAGCAGGTGGTCCAAAATGAGTGCTGCGAGTTCGGCCGGCTCGACGACTCCTTCGCGCGTGAGCAGTAATTTACCATGGGCGAAGAAATGAGTCGTGGGGTATGTTTCAAACGTGTGAGTCTTCTTGATCTCACGACAGCGGCCCGGCACATGCATCTTGGCCTTGCCGATTTTGATCTCGGGGAATTTCGCAGCGGTCGCTTCAAGTATAGGATCGTAAGCCTTGCAGGGCTCACAGGTGGCAAGGCCGTAAGTGACAATTGCACCGGCGCTGTCGGTGAATTCTTTGTAGTTGGCGTCGCTGACGTCTAGAACGGTGCTCATAAGCAGTGCTAGGGTTTGAGTGCTCGCCTCGCAGCGCCTCGCGGACTCGTCGACGCAGGCTGAGCGGGCGAAGCGGGCTGAGGACTGAGCTTCAGAGCCACCCAGTCCTCAGTCCTGAATCGTTAGTTTAGCTTCGAAAGCGCAGCAAGAATGTCCTTGTCTTCTCGCGCCGTCTTGATTTCCTGGACCTTCGCGTAGGCGACCTTGCCGTTCTTATCGACGATCACGGTCGCACGTTTGGAACAATTTAGCGGTTCAAAATAGAGGCCATACGCCTTGGCCGTCGTCCGATGGACGTCGGACAACAGGCGGTGCTTGAGGTCCATGGAGTCCGCCCAGGCCTTGTGGGAAAAGAAGCTGTCGCAGCTGACGCCGAACAGCTCGGCATTGGCTGACTGGAACTTGGGAAAGTCATCGCTCAAGCACTTGTTTTCGCCCTGGCACACAGGGCTCCAATCCAGCGGGTAAAAGCAGAGCACGACGTTTTTCTGGCCCTTGTAGTCGCTCAACTTTACGTCCTTCTGGTCTTGATCCTTGAGATTGAAGTCCGGGGCTGTATCGCCCACTTTGATTTCCGGTGCTACATCGCTCATCGCAAACCTCCTTCTAGTAGATCTGTATGGGTGATTGCTGTACTGAGGTCTCGAATTGGAAGGGACCCCACCATGAACAATAAACTTTGTAACCTGTGGTTTAAACGGATGTCAACGGTCCGATAGGCCTATCGGACCGTTGAAAAAGTCCGCCAGCGACGTTCTCGCATCGCTCAGAGGCTCAACGTACCACCGGGCAAGAGCTGCCACAGCAGTTCGGGGCGGGGTGGGTGAAAAAGATACGCCTCGCCGCTTCGCTCGCTGCGGCCTTGCTGAACGAACCTTTTGAACAACCCGCGAGCGACTAGACGTCAAACGGGAACTCGATAACATGTTGAGTGACCGACGGACTTACGAGGCTTGAAGCTCTCGAAATCCCAACATTCGACCGGCTGGTGCGGCGGTCCGATAA
This region of Nitrospira sp. genomic DNA includes:
- a CDS encoding MarR family winged helix-turn-helix transcriptional regulator → MTALMKIDQDSLPDRLVTGLSKIGLAMKSRAWRRKGRPGIGPLQIQVLTFLRSRPNHSATVSTIARELSVKLPTASEVIRTLEHKRLVRRRRREIDNRVVTVHLTSLGAKAGHVENRWPEILASATENLSVQEQVALLTALVKLIRALQLQGEIPVARMCVSCEHFRPHAYPESDQPHHCGFYNVAFGDQAFRLDCPEYVEVSTGEPHNNVDIDIYKAVSVTQSA
- a CDS encoding rubrerythrin family protein; the encoded protein is MGKSLKGTKSHDNLKHAFAGESQANRRYLYFARRADIEGYPDVGGLFRDTSEAETGHAFGHLDFLKEVGDPATGVPMGNTDTNLKSAIEGETYEYTQMYPGMAKTARDEGFPELAEWFETLAKAERSHANRFQKGLDSLKG
- a CDS encoding heterodisulfide reductase-related iron-sulfur binding cluster, yielding MKGLSLIVPIDSKQLEKETLRIFEVCDGCRRCFNLCPSFNTLLGRIDAYEGDLAGLTPTDHHQIVDECYYCKLCFNHCPYTPPHHYEIDFPHLMVAWKKHLATERGVRSRDRLLIMTDMIGRLGSATASVTNRLLESRLVRSLLERVMGLHRDRRLLHFSGETFPRWFGRRTKTLTTDPPVRKVALFASCLVNFQATDVGKATVQVLEKNGVQVVVPEQRCCGMPSFDIGDTQAIQQAVRSNVASLYPWVIKGYDVVVPTASCSLMLKREYPELDRGEQTRQVAERTFDVCEYLMAMKKAGQLTSDFTKKPGRVAYQIPCHLRDQNIGFKSKELMECAGAQVEVIEQCSGHDGAWSAKTEFFSLSMKIAGKAVRAIEQTPADLVASDCPLAGLQLEQAGATAHAGGKAVLHPIQIVRDAYGLSSQE
- a CDS encoding DUF3501 family protein, with translation MKAITSDDIIPYEEYERQRDAFRAKIIALKQRRRISLGPLITVVFENRDTLRFQIQEMIRAERIIDPAKVQDELDVYNALLPEEHELSATLLIEITDEAKIKERLDHFMGLDHGKKIAIVAGGEEAFGEFEGGRSHETKISAVHFVRFRPSAKMKAAFADLTRPVSIRVNHGEYHEEVPVPGNMREEWVADLSV
- a CDS encoding 6-carboxytetrahydropterin synthase, whose translation is MPTVLLTKRIEFAAAHRYVRTEWDEAKNRAAFGRCYNPPAHGHNYLLEVTVSGEIDPRTGMVVNLFDLKRVLLAVIEEFDHKNLNLDMPYFKERIPTSENFAHVLWTKLVAQRDIGTLHTLRLCEDEDLYAEATAADGPDVAAVTRRYTFNAAQEAHQGRDWDCYVTVYGTIDPATGMVTDIGALDRLVQDRVIKTFDRQDLCQALGSETVRGEALVKAIWDRIAGRLSRGTLHNIRLVQTRDLSFDYAG
- a CDS encoding restriction endonuclease subunit S, with protein sequence MITRYAIVRKAVAKKGHILLTVKGAGVGKTAICDLTEVAISRQFLLLATYRLAETLKESARSLRPGISREDVDQFVLTLPPLAEQQRIVAKVDELMTLCDQLDAQLATTQTDSRRRLEAVLHEALAPAV
- a CDS encoding 2-oxoisovalerate dehydrogenase, which produces MNELIFVVEEAPEGGYIARALGQSIFTEADTPAELPGKVREAVRCHFEEGMAPKIVRLHYVREEIIAV
- a CDS encoding type II toxin-antitoxin system HicA family toxin, coding for MRLPRDLSGSDLAQALRKLGYLITRQTGSHLRLTTYEHGEHHLTIPQHTPLRIGTLSAILADVAAHFEINREVLLERLFG
- a CDS encoding IS630 family transposase; this translates as MRERFFRRGKRPVHIDECGFASSTARRYGYAPKGHRVDGLVSGQRRPRTSLIAARMDGRFEEPLLFEGTCDTVVFNTWLKTRLCPRLNAQHLVIMDNAAFHTSSETAALIEATGATLLFLPPYSPDFNPIEQDFAALKKRREYHETATLDQIVKAYS
- a CDS encoding IS630 transposase-related protein, producing MRCSSDLRQRVVDFVRSGGSKAEAARRFKVGEASVYRWLKPGGLAYKRPGPQRPHKLDWDALRRHVEVHPDRTQAERARHFQVSRHCIWNALHKLALTHKKKDRVPGARSAATETIPAPARAVLSPWQTTRPYR
- a CDS encoding SDR family NAD(P)-dependent oxidoreductase, encoding MVTGANKGIGLEVVRQLAAKQWRVFLSGRSLDSIERAAVSLSTPSVTPVVLDVTDQASIDMATKIVSETVDHLDVLVNNAGILDDHDDSALNLPADQLRRMFETNTIGPLLVTQAFVPLLHKSAAARIINVSSGVGRLSDMGSAVPAYGISKTALNGVTGKFAAALKNAGIAVNSVDPGWVRTEMGGNKAPRSVEQGADTIVWLATQAPQSMTGQFLRDRKPIPW
- a CDS encoding thioredoxin family protein; this translates as MSTVLDVSDANYKEFTDSAGAIVTYGLATCEPCKAYDPILEATAAKFPEIKIGKAKMHVPGRCREIKKTHTFETYPTTHFFAHGKLLLTREGVVEPAELAALILDHLLT
- a CDS encoding peroxiredoxin codes for the protein MSDVAPEIKVGDTAPDFNLKDQDQKDVKLSDYKGQKNVVLCFYPLDWSPVCQGENKCLSDDFPKFQSANAELFGVSCDSFFSHKAWADSMDLKHRLLSDVHRTTAKAYGLYFEPLNCSKRATVIVDKNGKVAYAKVQEIKTAREDKDILAALSKLN